The following is a genomic window from Nocardioides thalensis.
GGACTTCGCGGTCACCGCCAGCTTCCTGACCTCGATCCTGCTGCCGGTGCTCGCGATCATGCTGGTGACCAGCGAGTGGACACAGCGCGGTGCGATGGTCAGCTTCTCGCTGGAGCCGCGCCGGATCCGGGTGGTGCTGGCGAAGTTGGTCGTGTCGGTGCTCCTCGCGCTCGTGACGCTCGCGTTCATGTGCCTGCTGGCCGTCCTGCTGACCGGCATCTGCGAGGCCGTCCAGCCGGAGCTGACGGAGTGGGAGGTCGAGAAGGAGTTCTTCATCGGCTTCACGATCATCCAGCTCTGCAACATGCTGATCGGGTTCGCGCTCGCCGCGCTCCTGCTCAACACCCCGGCGGCCATCGTCATCTACTTCGGCTACTGGTACCTGCTGCCCGCCGTGCTGGCCGGCCTCGGCGCCATCGACGACACGCTCGCCGACGTGCTCGAGTGGATCAACTTCCGCGTCGCCACGTTCCCGCTGATCGAGTGGGAGATGGACACGGGGGAGGAGATCGGCAAGTTCGTGGTGTCGGGCACGGTCTGGATGGTGGTTCCGCTGGTGCTCGGCATCGTCCGGATCCTCCGCACCGAGGTGAAGTAGCGCCCGCACGTCACCCAAGGTTGCGGGACACGTCACCCGCCGGCGGGTTGCACGTACCGCGACCCGCCAACGTGTGGGTACGTGACCAGCCAGCACGGCAACCGATACCTGCGATTCGCCGCCCTCGGCGACAGCACCACGGTCGGCATCGGCGATCCCGTCCCCGACGAGCACGGCCGGGCGGTCAACCGCCAGCGCGGCTCGTGGCGGGGCTGGGCCAAGCTGCTCGCCGACGCGCTCGCGACGTCGTACGACGTCTCCTTCTGCAACCTGGCGATCTCCGGCGCCACCACCGCGGTGGTGCGCGAAGAGCAGCTCGCCGACGCCGTGGCGCACCGGCCCGACATCGCCTCCCTGTTGGTGGGCGTGAACGACACGCTGCGGTCGACGTGGGACCCGGTCCGGGTGCGCGACGACCTGCACCACGTCGCCGGGTCGCTCCACGCGATCGGCGCCACCTTGGTGACGGTGCGGTTCCACGACCACGGCGAAGTGCTGGGGCTCCCGCGCTTCCTGCGGCGGGCGCTGACAGCCCGCATCGACGTGCTCAACGCGGCGTACGACGAGCTCCACGACCAGTACGGCGGCCTCCGCCTCGACCTCGCCGGGCGGCCCGAGCTGTTCCAGCGCGCGTCCTGGTCGATCGACCGCTTCCACCCCTCGGAGGCCGGTCATCGCGCGCTCGCGCGGGCGTTCGGCGAGCTGCTGCGCGACGAAGGCTACGACTTCACGCTGCCCTGTCTCGAGCCCGCCGGCGGCTTCCCGCCGAGCTGGCGGCGCGACATGGCGTGGATGGTCAACGAGGGCGCGCCGTGGATCGGTCGGCGGGCACGCGACCTGGGGCCGTGGGCGGCGCGGAAGGCCGTTACCGTGCTCGCATGACTTCTCGCGAGGACGGCCGGGCGGACGACGAGCTCCGCCCGATCAAGATCACCCGCAACTGGCTGGACCACCCCGCGGGCTCGGTGCTCATCGAGTTCGGCAAGACCCGGGTCCTGTGTGCCGCCTCGGCCTCCGAGGGCGTGCCGCGCTGGCGGAAGGGCTCGGGCCTGGGCTGGGTGACCGCGGAGTACGCGATGCTGCCCGCGTCGACCAACACCCGCTCGGACCGTGAGTCGGTGAAGGGC
Proteins encoded in this region:
- a CDS encoding ABC transporter permease; translated protein: MTAPAAPTLDVSGTAPVPFWRLVLVELRKSYDTRAGFWLLVTIGSLVALVEGFILVATLVQETPIFYEDFAVTASFLTSILLPVLAIMLVTSEWTQRGAMVSFSLEPRRIRVVLAKLVVSVLLALVTLAFMCLLAVLLTGICEAVQPELTEWEVEKEFFIGFTIIQLCNMLIGFALAALLLNTPAAIVIYFGYWYLLPAVLAGLGAIDDTLADVLEWINFRVATFPLIEWEMDTGEEIGKFVVSGTVWMVVPLVLGIVRILRTEVK
- a CDS encoding GDSL-type esterase/lipase family protein yields the protein MTSQHGNRYLRFAALGDSTTVGIGDPVPDEHGRAVNRQRGSWRGWAKLLADALATSYDVSFCNLAISGATTAVVREEQLADAVAHRPDIASLLVGVNDTLRSTWDPVRVRDDLHHVAGSLHAIGATLVTVRFHDHGEVLGLPRFLRRALTARIDVLNAAYDELHDQYGGLRLDLAGRPELFQRASWSIDRFHPSEAGHRALARAFGELLRDEGYDFTLPCLEPAGGFPPSWRRDMAWMVNEGAPWIGRRARDLGPWAARKAVTVLA